One genomic region from Deinococcus sp. JMULE3 encodes:
- a CDS encoding Tfp pilus assembly protein FimT/FimU: protein MNRAGFSMAEILVVIAITAILTAIGVTAMPKQNQDVTLDGLPSRFMAALESAHGQAMAERTTVTLAGTARELTVTTVDGTERVSFAPAQAGGTITIQPSGSTTGTVTLTLPNGTCSRYSLTMYGTSAAGMC, encoded by the coding sequence GTGAACCGCGCCGGATTCAGCATGGCCGAGATCCTGGTCGTCATCGCCATCACGGCCATCCTCACCGCGATCGGCGTCACGGCCATGCCCAAGCAGAACCAGGACGTCACCCTGGACGGCCTGCCGAGCCGGTTCATGGCCGCCCTGGAAAGTGCTCACGGGCAGGCCATGGCCGAACGCACCACCGTCACCCTCGCCGGTACGGCCCGGGAGCTCACCGTGACCACCGTCGACGGGACAGAACGCGTCTCCTTCGCCCCGGCACAGGCGGGCGGCACCATTACCATCCAGCCCAGCGGCTCCACGACAGGCACCGTCACGCTCACGCTGCCCAACGGAACATGCAGCCGGTACAGCCTGACCATGTACGGCACCAGTGCAGCAGGGATGTGCTGA
- a CDS encoding type II secretion system protein, with translation MRQGFTLIELLVVIAIIAVLAALLLPSYAGAIKDTDRRAATLHAQAVRLALNTTLAGNPQLTTATWGTVTCTSARDITANGVTTPNGGNGWSDAPRGTSCVAVSETQRTYRVTVTLADGSTASAP, from the coding sequence ATGCGCCAAGGATTCACACTGATCGAGTTACTGGTGGTGATCGCCATCATCGCGGTCCTCGCCGCCCTGCTGCTGCCCAGCTACGCGGGCGCGATCAAAGACACCGACCGCAGGGCCGCCACCCTCCACGCCCAGGCCGTCCGCCTGGCCCTGAACACGACACTGGCAGGTAATCCCCAGCTGACCACGGCCACTTGGGGGACCGTGACCTGCACGTCGGCGCGCGACATCACCGCGAACGGCGTGACGACCCCAAACGGTGGAAACGGCTGGTCAGATGCCCCCCGCGGCACCTCCTGCGTCGCCGTGTCAGAAACGCAACGCACGTACCGGGTCACCGTTACTCTCGCCGACGGCTCCACCGCGAGTGCACCGTGA